One stretch of Podospora pseudoanserina strain CBS 124.78 chromosome 4, whole genome shotgun sequence DNA includes these proteins:
- a CDS encoding hypothetical protein (EggNog:ENOG503PNZM), producing the protein MRFLPLLPLLGLTTATAITAPRATTGTETSLEPYQFRALKPRGTVRLSDLLNPLIGFLECSQGDATVQLLCRVVAAKVNDALAANNIKIDRSGLLFQYNDPTNVKIDTGHSCTVTAEITGTQANAKLLAEAGIKFSGNPISLSNPGIFVADLPIELWARADIKQKFGTRVLGKCIGAGSDSFNAAGSLATRAQLAILFTFAPAPLKRDAAGNYILTIRPITKVAAQLSDTNIKFNISGVSFLNGLVTAILGSTSSILKAVTHLFKGDSLKAVWNDILRSVIDITAGTLLATPFDLLDNLVEMLAKSVIEEKTQALNTAYSGELEKALRAKVSQALGLNANGERSFTLKKDIVELVAILGERSPDLWLPDKPANFCSSDAQCDDGRYCNGVEKCVNEVCIGGFEPCTRLDAICVESTKTCRIQPPRCGTGRCQIPRDAGELAEIEAY; encoded by the coding sequence ATGAGATTTCTTCCATTGCTTCCCCTTCTGGGGCTGACAACCGCCACAGCAATCACTGCGCCCCGTGCTACCACCGGCACAGAAACCTCCCTCGAGCCCTATCAGTTCCGCGCCCTCAAGCCCCGCGGCACGGTCCGTCTTTctgacctcctcaaccccctcatcggTTTCTTGGAGTGTTCACAAGGCGATGCCACTGTTCAACTACTCTGCCGCGTCGTCGCCGCCAAGGTGAACGATGCGCTCGCTGcaaacaacatcaagatTGACCGAAGCGGTCTTCTCTTCCAATACAACGACCCCACCAACGTCAAAATTGACACTGGCCATTCCTGCACGGTCACGGCCGAGATCACTGGCACCCAAGCCAATgccaagctcctcgccgAGGCCGGCATCAAGTTCTCGGGCAACCCCATCTCCCTATCCAACCCCGGCATCTTCGtcgccgacctccccatcGAGCTTTGGGCGCGCGCCGATATCAAGCAAAAGTTCGGGACTCGGGTCCTGGGTAAGTGCATCGGCGCTGGTTCCGACTCGTTCAACGCAGCTGGCTCTCTGGCCACCCGTGCTCAACTTgccatcctcttcaccttcgCACCTGCCCCCCTCAAACGCGATGCGGCAGGCAACtacatcctcaccatccgtCCCATCACCAAGGTTGCTGCCCAACTCAGCGACACGAACATCAAGTTCAACATCAGCGGGGTGTCCTTCCTTAACGGTCTTGTCACGGCCATCCTGGGTAGCACATCCAGTATCCTCAAGGCAGTAACCCACCTCTTCAAGGGTGACTCCCTCAAGGCAGTTTGGAATGACATCCTCCGGTCGGTTATCGATATTACTGCCGGCACGCTGCTCGCCACTCCGTTTGATCTTCTAGATAACCTTGTCGAGATGCTCGCCAAAAGTGTGATCGAGGAAAAGACCCAAGCACTTAACACCGCCTACAGCGGTGAGCTTGAGAAGGCTCTCAGGGCCAAGGTCTCGCAGGCACTCGGACTGAACGCCAATGGGGAGAGGTCGTTCACCTTGAAGAAGGATATTGTTGAGTTGGTTGCCATCTTGGGCGAGAGGAGTCCCGATCTCTGGCTTCCCGACAAGCCTGCCAATTTCTGTTCGTCCGACGCCCAGTGTGACGATGGCAGATACTGCAACGGCGTCGAGAAGTGTGTGAACGAGGTTTGTATTGGCGGGTTCGAGCCGTGCACGAGACTTGATGCCATCTGCGTCGAGTCGACCAAGACTTGCCGAATCCAGCCGCCGCGGTGCGGAACTGGGAGGTGCCAGATCCCCCGAGATGCGGGTGAGTTGGCTGAGATTGAGGCATACTAG
- a CDS encoding hypothetical protein (COG:S; EggNog:ENOG503P22Q), producing the protein MSNIDQTGGGFLPPSPAPTATSTATANTFSGNASPLPHPRGHALKAGSAKEDKIRNYISDRLAHINRRLVTKPEEETDNNIKPYTSLADLCQTDLDPLINIIWLSGTPALQIPYLLNIASDFNDWLQTPTSFSVAHKASSPTIFGTLSKLDHCFASLLCGRDFVTSEPLPGFFNSASTTGGSGMSKTDMVRLKSTVQQTRVVIVDVLDNDDDGETSRVEELDDQDGEEGDEYDGDEWDDREKERMFMDVARVYENTLVKLGELLLE; encoded by the exons ATGTCTAACATCGACCAAACCGGGGGCGGCTTtctcccaccatcaccagctccaACAGCGACCTCGactgccaccgccaacacaTTCAGCGGCAACGCCTCGCCATTACCACACCCTCGAGGCCACGCACTCAAAGCAGGCTCTgccaaggaggacaagatcCGTAACTACATCTCAGATCGCCTCGCCCACATCAACCGCCGTCTGGTCACcaaaccagaagaagagaccgacaacaacatcaaaccaTACACCTCACTGGCTGACCTGTGTCAAACTGACCTCGATCCACTCATCAATATCATATGGCTATCCGGGACAC CGGCCCTGCAAATACCATACCTGCTCAACATTGCTTCCGACTTCAATGACTGGCTGCAAACACCCACGTCCTTTTCAGTCGCACACAaggcatcttcaccaaccatATTCGGCACTTTGTCCAAACTGGACCATTGCTTTGCCAGTCTGCTTTGTGGCCGCGATTTCGTCACTTCTGAACCCCTTCCTGGCTTCTTCAACTCTGCATCGACGACCGGGGGCTCCGGAATGTCCAAGACAGATATGGTGAGACTCAAGAGCACGGTTCAGCAGACGAGAGTTGTTATCGTTGACGTCCTGGacaatgatgatgacggggaaACTAGCAGGGTGGAGGAACTTGATgatcaagatggagaagagggggatgagtatgatggcgatgagtgGGACGACCGTGAGAAAGAGCGCATGTTCATGGATGTGGCACGCGTTTATGAGAATACGCTGGTCAAACTGGGAGAGTTGCTTTTGGAGTAA
- a CDS encoding hypothetical protein (COG:S; EggNog:ENOG503P8J6; antiSMASH:Cluster_1): MNRQYIGMGGQGPVPRRAKKGSMNPFTIATNALFYSENAEITRSITIFGLAVALLSTGFGEAFLVPA; this comes from the exons atgaaCCGTCAATACATCGGTATGGGTGGCCAGGGCCCCGTGCCCCGCCGCGCGAAGAAGGGCTCCATGAACCCATTTACCATTGCCACCAACGCTCTCTTCTACTCTGAGAATGCCGAGATCACCcgcagcatcaccatcttTGGTCTTGCTGTTGCTCTTTTGAGCACTGGCTTTGGCGAGGCCTTCCTTGT TCCCGCTTAA
- a CDS encoding hypothetical protein (antiSMASH:Cluster_1; COG:S; EggNog:ENOG503P1UE): MMSSSKLQYEDLDQQDHSIRLLRLLPGRWLDNIYCELQTVSLDDNPAYHALSYVWGNPQDTGLITVDGSPFQATKNLITALRRLRSTIDTKVFWVDAVCINQLDTNEKTSQLGLMARIYKSAADVQVFLGESGVLDLIPHEQQALWDDPPRTHWVRDATMLIHTEHPPHEDGLDSRGVIIDWGTYLRLPSSPEQPGYKPASREVPMWAILDPSNGLNAADQHRVDQFFARQQDPMHGRDEELPPLERLRHNQSGAFAMMKMLSNGRCLKVCCQGPLDSSAWQGALNVIAHLVSLPWWSRAWVLQEAILPQRDVLAIYGEIVVPMGLIEDSGAVLPRHYARGDCCKRFWNSLPQAQKATLEKFANTMGQLEGIRQTLNMLKMKQIEMLKYLIDKTRFKEATDPRDKIYGLLGLLSNCDEPIDLIPDYHLSANDLYTKVAMQMISYTRSLSILHHHEFRSSPLCSELPSWVPCWGPTYGSLTPFQIGERTANFLACPPGPGRIPHLAIDTPCPNALVVQGRFISKVSAVTTPASKETTSLFIDLLTFLQTFFDIDPFSLHLITQEPEEDALARTLLSDQVFEVRYELKAGQVVFSRAYAGDIQMFRLARQILMAQKMGQTLVLILPNGTVMDDEAKAHVVMHAEENFWCANEGRVFFRTEEGHFGSGPRETNVGDEVWVVLGSLVPLVLRRATEGEEGRRLVGYAYVHGIMDGEAAPGVNGEGKREVYLV; encoded by the exons ATGATGTCGTCATCAAAGCTGCAGTATGAAGACCTCGATCAGCAGGACCACTCCATCCGTCTTTTGCGCCTCCTCCCAGGACGATGGCTCGACAACATCTACTGCGAACTGCAAACCGTCTCGCTCGACGACAACCCCGCATACCACGCTCTTTCCTACGTCTGGGGTAACCCTCAAGACACAGGCCTCATCACCGTGGATGGTTCACCATTCCAAGCCACCAAGAACCTGATTACTGCCCTGCGGCGGCTGAGATCCACTATCGACACCAAGGTGTTCTGGGTGGATGCCGTGTGCATCAACCAGCTAGACACGAACGAGAAAACAAGTCAGCTAGGGCTGATGGCTAGAATATACAAGAGTGCAGCAGACGTACAGGTTTTCTTGGGCGAGAGTGGTGTTCTCGACCTCATACCGCACGAGCAACAGGCGCTGTGGGATGATCCGCCGCGGACGCACTGGGTTCGGGATGCCACTATGTTAATTCACACAGAGCATCCGCCGCATGAAGACGGG TTGGACTCTCGAGGTGTCATAATCGACTGGGGAACATACCTCCGTTTGCCAAGCTCACCGGAACAACCTGGCTATAAACCCGCCTCGAGAGAGGTCCCTATGTGGGCTATA TTGGATCCATCAAATGGCCTGAATGCCGCAGATCAGCACAGGGTCGACCAGTTCTTCGCGAGACAGCAGGATCCCATGCATGGCCGCGATGAAGAGCTGCCACCGCTCGAAAGGTTACGACATAACCAGTCTGGTGCCTTTgccatgatgaagatgctCTCAAATGGGAGATGTCTGAAGGTGTGTTGCCAGGGCCCTCTGGACTCATCAGCCTGGCAAGGCGCTCTCAATGTAATTGCCCATCTCGTCAGCCTACCGTGGTGGTCACGAGCTTGGGTCTTGCAAGAAGCCATCTTACCCCAACGGGATGTTCTCGCCATCTACGGCGAGATCGTCGTTCCCATGGGTCTTATTGAAGATTCCGGAGCCGTTCTTCCACGCCACTATGCACGCGGTGATTGCTGCAAGCGCTTTTGGAACTCACTGCCTCAGGCCCAGAAAGCAACCCTCGAAAAGTTTGCCAACACCATGGGCCAGCTAGAGGGCATCAGACAGACATTGAACATGCTGAAGATGAAGCAAATTGAAATGCTCAAATATCTGATAGACAAGACGCGTTTTAAAGAGGCTACCGACCCGCGCGACAAGATTTACGGCCTGTTGGGCCTTCTCAGCAACTGCGATGAACCCATCGACTTGATTCCCGATTACCACCTCTCCGCAAACGACCTCTACACCAAGGTGGCAATGCAAATGATCAGCTACACCAGAAGCCTCTCcattctccaccaccatgagTTTCGCTCCTCCCCTTTGTGTTCAGAGTTACCATCATGGGTGCCATGCTGGGGCCCAACCTACggctccctcaccccctttcAAATCGGAGAACGCACTGCCAACTTCTTGGCTTGCCCCCCTGGGCCAGGCAGGATCCCTCATCTTGCCATCGACACTCCTTGCCCCAATGCTTTGGTTGTGCAAGGGAGATTCATCTCGAAAGTCTCTGCCGTCACGACTCCCGCTTCCAAAGAAACGACAAGTTTATTCATAGACTTGCTGACCTTCCTCCAGACTTTCTTCGACATTGACCCGTTCTCTCTCCACCTAATAACCCAAGAACCAGAAGAGGATGCTCTAGCCCGCACGCTTCTGTCGGACCAAGTCTTTGAGGTACGATATGAGTTGAAGGCTGGACAAGTAGTGTTCAGCAGAGCCTACGCTGGGGATATCCAGATGTTTCGTCTCGCTCGTcagatcttgatggcgcAGAAGATGGGACAGACTTTGGTGCTCATCTTGCCAAACGGCACGGTCATGGATGACGAGGCAAAGGCACATGTGGTGATGCATGCCGAGGAGAACTTCTGGTGTGCCaatgaggggagggtgttttTCCGAACAGAAGAGGGCCATTTTGGGTCTGGGCCGAGGGAAACAAATGTGGGGGATGAGGTTTGGGTTGTgttggggagtttggtgCCTCTGGTTTTGAGAAGGGCaacagagggggaggagggtagaAGGCTGGTGGGCTATGCATATGTTCATGGGATTATGGACGGGGAGGCTGCGCCTGGGGtgaatggggaggggaagagggaggtaTATTTGGTGTAG
- a CDS encoding hypothetical protein (COG:S; EggNog:ENOG503NYH8), giving the protein MLALENFKTDTIENVFQRCILITGTTAAAIDHILLKAESRRGRPDQPAQPWPVSNGHFKALALLTPGLNTISVISGNDGDDKIELRIRYLPLTKTPPLHLAILIAKDSPLSIDCPPVKFGALSSTHSSLDAAIAKFRVTALMWQALVPEEMQKADPGRRSFCLEEERGVDTLTRDQVQNSFTSPKEAMGLVPRVHLVRASRTVAEIRAMDGPQLEDAFVEALKICGGPFVARNKPVVAGLILDSHFDTKRKRVLGHAARGRYDPDGLSLAMFGSHLTYAWPRFMDEIPDCLLDTKPSGDSVDGRSCSPLWQTCAVGQRDFFYQALSAFGAKTEHSRRVDDIAEWPMAFLGSCHGQKHAGCQRLSDRAWDVSVYGHLRDLLFLRASRPHFRVPGDKGTLFCLDPPVIEISGTFEKAVVTISSTTGIKHFSTEQGPWPSASFVKCSPGLWKAVLDKEFIARSVHKTWGIKVLAGNGLETEVQNIWAYLHPVTFFTLPGRRGITIEKKSVGPRGGAPVSGSTGWTAMLKKKDSDGKVVRATKLALHVGDALDGAMLYYSDGTFVTCGQPGKIPGGHQRRCIGLRKGVEIKCVAVTRMETTRWPLIGLRVWMGDGRGMGALNARLHGGKNTEFLVPGKGRRIVGFFGRHGGVGGLCSEFGIITAPEGVRLPEEVYDETKWEVVDGEEQMGDDRKREAEKEGEDGGRRAKRRKAEDSMVLESNTMKLDNGRDSSSDEEGENDVADDADFGYDDFWRSNAFKELYEGKGYQDKGGGYGLMRSLQDLDRATSGMGALGGGLMGLLLLAGRS; this is encoded by the exons ATGTTGGCACTGGAAAACTTCAAAACCGACACAATCGAGAATGTATTTCAGCGATGCATTCTCATCACTGGAACAACAGCTGCAGCTATCGATCACATCCTGCTCAAAGCCGAGTCTCGAAGGGGCAGGCCTGACCAGCCGGCACAGCCATGGCCAGTTTCCAACGGCCACTTCAAGGCTTtagccctcctcacccctgGCCTCAATACTATCAGCGTCATCTCCGGAAACGACGGTGATGACAAGATCGAACTCCGCATACGGTACCTCCCCTTGACCAAGACGCCACCGCTGCACCTGGCTATCCTGATAGCCAAAGACTCGCCTTTGTCCATCGACTGTCCTCCTGTCAAATTTGGCGCCTTGAGCAGCACCCACTCCAGCCTCgatgccgccatcgccaagttcCGCGTCACAGCCCTGATGTGGCAGGCGCTAGTTCCAGAAGAGATGCAAAAGGCAGATCCCGGCCGCCGCTCGTTttgcttggaggaggagaggggggtggataCGCTCACCCGAGATCAGGTCCAAAACTCTTTCACCTCACCCAAAGAGGCGATGGGCTTGGTCCCGCGTGTGCACCTTGTCCGTGCTAGCAGGACAGTGGCGGAAATTCGTGCCATGGATGGGCCACAACTGGAAGACGCGTTTGTCGAAGCCCTCAAGATCTGCGGCGGACCGTTCGTTGCCAGAAACAAACCTGTTGTTGCCGGCCTCATTCTAGATTCCCACTTTGACACGAAGCGGAAACGGGTCCTGGGGCATGCAGCAAGAGGGAGATACGACCCGGATGGTCTGTCGCTTGCCATGTTCGGAAGTCACCTCACGTACGCTTGGCCCAGGTTCATGGATGAGATCCCCGATTGCTTGCTGGATACCAAACCATCTGGCGATTCAGTAGACGGCCGGTCTTGCTCCCCCTTGTGGCAAACCTGCGCCGTGGGCCAGCGAGACTTTTTCTATCAGGCCCTGTCGGCATTTGGCGCCAAGACTGAACATTCCAGGCGGGTGGATGATATCGCTGAGTGGCCCATGGCCTTCCTCGGGTCTTGTCATGGCCAAAAGCATGCCGGATGTCAACGTCTGTCGGATCGCGCCTGGGATGTTTCCGTCTACGGTCACCTCCGCGATCTGCTCTTCCTTCGCGCCTCCCGACCTCACTTCCGCGTCCCGGGCGATAAAGGCACCCTCTTTTGCCTCGACCCGCCTGTCATTGAGATATCTGGCACGTTTGAGAAAGCTGTTGTCACGATTTCGTCCACCACGGGGATCAAGCACTTCAGCACGGAGCAAGGGCCATGGCCTTCGGCCTCGTTTGTAAAGTGTAGCCCTGGCCTGTGGAAAGCGGTGCTTGACAAGGAGTTTATTGCGAGAAGCGTGCACAAGACATGGGGCATAAAGGTTCTGGCGGGGAATGGGCTGGAGACAGAGGTGCAGAATATTTGGGCATATTTACACCCCGTCACGTTTTTCACCCTCCCGGGGCGGAGGGGCATTACCattgagaagaagagtgtTGGTCCGCGGGGTGGTGCTCCTGTTTCGGGATCAACAGGCTGGACGgcgatgttgaagaagaaagactcggatgggaaggtggtgagggctACAAAGTTGGCGCTgcatgttggtgatgcgCTTGACGGTGCCATGTTGTATTATTCTGACGGGACGTTCGTGACATGTGGGCAACCAGGGAAAATACCCGGTGGTCACCAAAGAAGGTGTATTGGTCTCagaaagggggtggagatcAAATGTGTAGCTGTGACAAGAATGGAGACGACCAGGTGGCCTTTGATTGGGCTGAGGGTGTggatgggtgatgggagggggatgggtgcGCTGAACGCACGGCTTCATGGAGGGAAGAATACCGAATTTCTTGTCccggggaaggggaggaggattgttggtttttttggacggcatggaggggtgggggggttgtgtaGTGAGTTTGGGATTATCACTGCgccggagggggtgaggttgccggaggaggtgtaTGATGAAACGAAGTGGGAGGTGGTAGATGGGGAGGAACAGATGGGAGACGataggaagagggaggctgaaaaggagggcgaggatggaggtcGTCGggcaaagagaagaaaggCCGAG GACTCGATGGTACTTGAAAGTAACACCATGAAGCTGGATAACGGCCGGGATTCAAGCAgtgacgaggaaggagagaatGACGTTGCGGATGATGCCGACTTTGGGTATGATGATTTCTGGAGGTCCAATGCGTTCAAGGAGTTATATGAGGGCAAGGGATAT CAGGATAAGGGAGGGGGATACGGTTTGATGAGGTCTTTGCAGGATTTGGATCGGGCTACgtcggggatgggggcgttggggggTGGACTAATGggactgttgctgctggcgggGAGGAGTTGA